In a genomic window of Choristoneura fumiferana chromosome 19, NRCan_CFum_1, whole genome shotgun sequence:
- the LOC141438592 gene encoding calcium-dependent secretion activator-like, with product MALIGSILTIANVSGSGKDIGQGYVNFMRNSMDQIRSKVTDELWILQLFEQWYGIQVGLVSAWLAERPALHPQQVACLSIILKKMYSDFELQGVIDDKLNSKVYQNVASRMHTEEATCSLLLAQQDTGGGDEGSEEGTRSGKSKLEALTEEAKLGNVTAVVGKVGNIFGRGIGELSTKLGGASSWF from the exons ATGGC TTTGATCGGCTCTATTCTGACGATAGCCAACGTGTCGGGATCCGGCAAGGACATCGGGCAGGGCTACGTCAACTTCATGAGGAACTCCATGGACCAAATAAGATCAAAG GTGACAGATGAGCTGTGGATCCTGCAGCTGTTCGAGCAGTGGTACGGCATCCAGGTGGGGCTGGTGAGCGCGTGGCTCGCCGAGCGGCCCGCGCTGCATCCGCAGCAGGTCGCCTGCCTCTCTATCATACTGAAG AAAATGTACAGCGACTTCGAGTTACAAGGGGTGATTGATGACAAACTTAACTCCAAAGTGTACCAGAACGTGGCATCTCGCATGCACACCGAAGAAGCCACCTGCAGCTTACTGTTGGCGCAACAGGATACCGG GGGTGGCGACGAGGGTTCGGAAGAAGGCACGAGGAGCGGCAAGTCGAAGTTAGAGGCGCTGACTGAGGAGGCGAAACTTGGTAACGTGACTGCTGTCGTTGGCAAG GTTGGCAACATTTTCGGCCGCGGTATCGGCGAACTCTCAACGAAGTTAGGCGGCGCTTCATCTTGGTTCTAG